The proteins below are encoded in one region of Nitrosopumilus sp.:
- the bluB gene encoding 5,6-dimethylbenzimidazole synthase: protein MTSDFTEEEKRGFYKAIYSRRDVRSHFTSRPIEDDILSKILHAAHHAPSVGFSQPWNFVLIKNIETKKKIKESFNKEKNRSSQLIENPKKSEYLSFKLEGILESPVNLCVTYDPTKFGPFVIGRSSIPEAGLYSVCCAIQNLWLSARTEGVGLGWVSILSNEMLKKTLELPDHVIPVAYLCLGYVEDFAEKPDLENVGWLPRLDLKDVIYFEKWNDKENENWKSIQNMIKENMDYA, encoded by the coding sequence ATGACTAGTGATTTTACTGAAGAGGAGAAAAGAGGTTTCTACAAAGCAATTTATTCAAGAAGAGATGTGAGATCACATTTTACCTCAAGACCTATTGAAGACGATATTTTATCAAAAATTCTTCATGCTGCACATCATGCTCCATCAGTAGGATTTTCTCAACCGTGGAATTTTGTTTTAATAAAAAATATTGAAACAAAAAAGAAAATCAAAGAATCATTTAACAAAGAGAAAAATCGTTCATCACAATTAATAGAAAATCCAAAAAAATCAGAATATCTTTCATTTAAGTTAGAAGGAATTTTAGAATCGCCGGTAAATCTTTGTGTAACTTATGATCCTACAAAATTTGGTCCATTTGTAATTGGTAGATCAAGTATTCCAGAAGCTGGTCTGTATAGTGTATGTTGTGCAATTCAAAATTTGTGGTTATCAGCAAGAACAGAAGGTGTTGGTCTTGGATGGGTAAGTATACTGTCAAATGAAATGCTAAAAAAAACTCTAGAATTACCAGACCATGTTATTCCTGTTGCATACTTGTGTTTAGGGTATGTAGAAGATTTTGCAGAAAAACCAGATCTTGAAAATGTAGGTTGGTTACCAAGACTTGATTTGAAAGATGTAATATACTTTGAAAAATGGAATGATAAAGAAAATGAAAATTGGAAAAGTATTCAAAATATGATCAAAGAAAATATGGATTACGCTTAA
- a CDS encoding NAD(P)H-dependent oxidoreductase, producing MKIVVISGSPRKNSNTQIIMRYVYEYVKSKNQETKLINLSEGQIECYRGPDEEYNDITKAAVDDITNADVWLIGTPIYNSFFSSALKNLFEYINYKKTLGKVAGITILGAGTIGFINVQTLVTQLLSYFRVITNPKPVFLTTECITENSFSDTDGQKKLKEMVDETLQIASKLYRN from the coding sequence ATGAAAATAGTTGTAATTTCTGGTAGTCCAAGAAAAAATTCTAATACACAAATAATTATGAGATATGTCTATGAATATGTTAAATCAAAAAACCAAGAAACAAAATTAATTAATCTTTCTGAAGGTCAAATTGAATGTTATAGAGGACCAGATGAAGAATATAACGATATTACAAAGGCAGCAGTTGATGATATTACAAATGCAGATGTATGGTTAATTGGTACACCGATCTATAACTCATTTTTTAGTTCAGCATTAAAAAATCTGTTTGAATATATCAATTATAAAAAAACTCTGGGAAAAGTTGCAGGGATTACAATTTTGGGCGCTGGTACAATTGGTTTTATAAATGTTCAAACGTTGGTTACACAATTATTATCATATTTCAGAGTAATAACAAACCCAAAACCAGTATTTCTTACTACAGAATGTATTACTGAAAATTCTTTTTCAGATACAGATGGACAGAAAAAACTAAAAGAAATGGTAGACGAAACTTTACAAATAGCTTCTAAATTATATCGAAACTAG
- a CDS encoding peptidylprolyl isomerase: MVTVNIETNLGKISFKLLPELAPETVRNFEKLAKDGFYNGTLFHRVIPGFMIQGGDPNTKTNNKGSWGMGGPGYNIKAEFNSRSHLRGIVSMARSQDPDSAGSQFFIVTSDSTFLDRQYTVFGEVIQGMDVADKIVNLQRDGNDCPLEKVSMISVTVE; this comes from the coding sequence TTGGTCACAGTAAATATAGAAACTAACTTAGGAAAAATATCGTTTAAACTTTTGCCTGAGTTGGCTCCTGAAACTGTAAGAAATTTTGAAAAATTAGCTAAAGATGGATTCTACAATGGAACTCTTTTTCACAGAGTAATTCCTGGATTCATGATTCAAGGTGGTGATCCTAATACTAAGACCAATAACAAAGGTTCATGGGGAATGGGTGGACCAGGATACAACATAAAGGCTGAATTCAATTCAAGATCTCATTTACGTGGCATAGTTTCCATGGCTAGATCACAAGATCCAGATAGTGCAGGTTCACAGTTTTTCATAGTAACATCTGACAGTACATTCCTAGACAGACAATATACTGTTTTTGGTGAAGTAATTCAAGGAATGGATGTTGCAGATAAAATTGTAAATCTTCAAAGAGATGGTAATGACTGCCCTTTAGAAAAAGTATCTATGATTAGTGTAACAGTGGAATAA
- a CDS encoding PfkB family carbohydrate kinase — MLTVFGSTALDTIRTPRKTLKNILGGAATFAAISASNFVDTGLIAVVGKDFPGQYHKILSKYLDLQGLTIKDGKTFRYDGKYDDTLSTRSTLKTELNVLANFKATVPEAYRSSQFVYLANNDPEQNISLIKEFDKVKFSMCDTIDFWISTKREAVIKMIKAVDAVVINDDEAKLLTKEFNLIKCAKKMMRWGAKYVIIKKGEHGSLMFYDDMIFPTAGFSLEDVVDPTGAGDSFAGAMIGYLASKKSTSVSDIKKAAVYGNVLGSFAVERYGLDGLLKIKNGDITKRVKSYEKMIRF, encoded by the coding sequence ATGCTTACTGTTTTTGGTTCAACAGCACTAGATACTATCAGAACTCCAAGAAAAACATTGAAGAATATTCTAGGTGGGGCAGCAACATTTGCAGCAATTTCAGCAAGTAATTTTGTAGACACAGGATTAATTGCAGTTGTTGGAAAAGATTTCCCAGGACAATATCATAAAATTTTATCCAAGTATCTTGACTTACAAGGATTGACTATTAAAGACGGTAAAACATTTCGTTATGATGGTAAATATGATGATACATTAAGTACTAGATCAACGTTAAAAACAGAGTTAAACGTACTTGCAAATTTTAAAGCAACCGTACCTGAGGCTTATAGAAGCTCTCAATTTGTATATCTTGCTAACAATGATCCTGAACAAAACATTTCATTGATCAAAGAATTTGATAAAGTAAAATTTTCAATGTGTGATACAATAGATTTTTGGATTTCTACAAAACGAGAGGCAGTAATTAAAATGATTAAAGCTGTAGATGCAGTTGTAATTAATGATGATGAAGCAAAACTCCTCACAAAAGAATTCAATTTGATAAAATGTGCAAAAAAAATGATGCGATGGGGAGCAAAATATGTGATTATCAAAAAGGGAGAACATGGTTCCTTGATGTTTTATGATGATATGATTTTTCCAACGGCAGGTTTTTCGTTAGAAGATGTTGTGGATCCAACAGGTGCAGGAGATTCTTTTGCAGGTGCGATGATAGGATATCTAGCAAGTAAGAAATCAACTAGCGTATCAGATATTAAAAAAGCTGCAGTTTATGGAAATGTGTTAGGATCATTTGCAGTTGAAAGATATGGTTTAGATGGCCTGCTAAAGATAAAAAATGGTGATATTACAAAACGAGTTAAGAGTTATGAAAAGATGATTCGATTCTAA
- a CDS encoding dUTPase — protein MSKEMFEKDKDRLDTIFKLQENLSNMMKLDRYPKDSEGRISALCTAIIHEAVELQRTTNWKWWKSPVEFDHAEAREELIDIWHFVVQASLELNLTPDTILEEYKKKNEINLERQRNSY, from the coding sequence TTGTCAAAAGAAATGTTTGAAAAAGACAAAGATAGGTTAGATACAATTTTCAAACTTCAGGAAAACCTGTCTAATATGATGAAATTAGATAGATATCCTAAAGACTCTGAAGGTAGAATTTCTGCTTTATGCACTGCAATAATCCATGAAGCAGTAGAGTTACAAAGGACAACTAACTGGAAATGGTGGAAATCACCAGTTGAATTCGATCATGCAGAAGCAAGAGAAGAATTAATTGATATCTGGCATTTTGTTGTACAGGCATCTTTAGAGTTAAATCTTACCCCAGATACTATTTTGGAAGAATATAAAAAGAAAAATGAAATCAATCTAGAAAGACAGAGAAATAGTTATTAA
- a CDS encoding tetrahydromethanopterin S-methyltransferase subunit A: MNVIDEIIGELCKIILPIPEECYFGDHESSIAICTLSSMNLLKKFANSEILNNISIVGRLFSENKGIDSIIEYVNKNQKIKTLIVCGKDVSGHKAGHSLFELHKNGIDKNKRIINSTSPYPYLSVSQSKIQYFQNNVTLVNLINETNYETILNKINFF; encoded by the coding sequence GTGAATGTTATAGATGAGATTATTGGAGAATTATGCAAAATCATATTGCCAATACCTGAGGAGTGCTACTTTGGTGACCATGAATCTTCAATAGCGATATGCACTCTTTCAAGCATGAATTTACTCAAAAAGTTTGCAAATTCTGAAATTCTAAATAACATTTCAATAGTAGGAAGACTTTTTTCTGAAAATAAGGGAATTGATTCAATTATTGAATATGTCAATAAAAACCAAAAAATTAAAACTCTCATAGTTTGTGGAAAAGATGTTTCTGGCCATAAAGCTGGTCATTCTTTATTTGAATTACACAAAAATGGAATTGATAAGAATAAAAGAATAATAAATTCAACTAGTCCGTATCCATATCTTTCTGTTTCACAATCTAAAATACAATATTTCCAAAATAATGTAACTCTTGTAAATTTAATCAACGAAACTAACTATGAAACAATTTTGAATAAAATTAATTTTTTTTAA
- a CDS encoding DegT/DnrJ/EryC1/StrS family aminotransferase: MKIAINTPIIDKEEISVVTSILKNGVLTSAAKNGGPHVQAFEKSVATFVKSKYVVAVNSGTAALQTALYALDIKKDDEILIPSFTFVATANAIVSTGAKPVFVDISKENYTIDPADLEKKITKKTRAIIPVHLYGNISNIERLSEISKKHNLPIIEDSAQSLGSTYKGKHAGTFFEMGCWSMYPAKVMTSGEGGFIATNDKKLREKLLMVRNHGMVNGYDTRILGLNLRLPEISAAIATVQMKKLPNFLKSRKKNAELLTTLLSDLKVILPHQKKNEHVNWYLYTIATKKRNNLLKKLNQKGIGAASYYSTPVHKTPFYNIKTKLSVTDWAAAHVLSLPVHPKVTQKDIEFISKSIHELL, translated from the coding sequence TTGAAAATTGCAATTAATACGCCAATAATAGATAAAGAAGAGATATCTGTGGTTACATCTATTCTTAAAAATGGCGTTTTAACTTCCGCAGCTAAGAATGGAGGACCACACGTTCAAGCTTTTGAAAAATCTGTAGCCACTTTTGTAAAATCAAAATATGTGGTTGCAGTTAACTCGGGTACTGCTGCATTACAAACTGCTCTTTATGCACTAGATATAAAAAAAGATGATGAAATTTTAATACCGTCGTTTACTTTTGTTGCAACTGCAAATGCTATTGTTTCAACTGGAGCAAAACCTGTCTTTGTTGATATCTCAAAAGAGAATTATACAATAGACCCTGCTGATCTAGAAAAAAAAATTACAAAAAAAACACGTGCAATTATCCCAGTTCATCTTTATGGAAATATATCTAATATAGAAAGATTATCTGAAATTTCAAAAAAACACAATCTTCCAATAATTGAAGACTCTGCCCAATCCTTAGGAAGTACATATAAAGGAAAACATGCTGGTACTTTCTTTGAAATGGGGTGTTGGAGTATGTATCCCGCAAAAGTAATGACCTCAGGTGAAGGTGGTTTTATTGCAACTAATGATAAAAAACTTAGAGAGAAACTACTAATGGTTAGAAATCATGGAATGGTTAATGGATATGATACTAGAATTTTAGGATTGAATTTACGATTACCTGAAATTAGTGCAGCAATTGCTACTGTACAAATGAAAAAACTTCCAAATTTTTTAAAATCTAGAAAGAAGAACGCAGAACTCTTAACAACATTACTATCTGATCTTAAAGTTATACTTCCGCATCAGAAAAAAAATGAACATGTTAATTGGTATCTTTATACAATTGCAACTAAAAAGCGCAATAATCTTTTGAAAAAATTAAATCAAAAGGGAATAGGTGCAGCATCTTATTATTCCACACCAGTTCACAAAACCCCCTTTTACAATATAAAAACTAAACTTTCAGTTACTGATTGGGCTGCTGCACATGTTCTATCTTTACCAGTTCATCCAAAAGTAACTCAAAAAGATATTGAATTTATTAGTAAATCTATTCATGAATTACTGTGA
- a CDS encoding tyrosine--tRNA ligase → MDITEKIDLMERSPTEEIVTHNELVELFKTNSSPKHYIGLEISGFLHLGSLISTGFKINDFIKAGVKCTVFLADWHTLINDKLGGDWEAISKVSKYYHDAFKLVCPDVEIVLGSKLYEEKREYWSDLVKFTKHMSIARTMRTLTIMGRSEDDKKIDVAKLLYPAMQAVDIHSLDVDIAHAGMDQRKIHMLVREIFPKMKWRVPVAIHHKLLPGLSKPTGMSDSQILGKMSKSDPNSGIFIHNTDEEIKKKISKAWCEEANIQNNPLLEIARTLILHEFDEINVERPEKFGGNVSYSDYTQLETDFVEKKLHPGDLKQTVGNYLVKIISPIRDKLNLHEEIFEVIKKSY, encoded by the coding sequence TTGGATATAACAGAAAAGATAGATCTAATGGAAAGATCACCAACGGAAGAAATAGTAACACATAATGAATTAGTCGAATTATTCAAAACGAATTCATCACCCAAACATTACATTGGATTAGAAATTTCTGGATTTTTGCATCTTGGTAGTTTGATCAGTACTGGTTTCAAAATTAATGATTTTATAAAAGCAGGTGTAAAATGTACAGTTTTTCTTGCAGATTGGCACACCCTTATTAACGATAAACTTGGGGGAGATTGGGAAGCTATATCCAAAGTTTCAAAATATTATCACGATGCTTTCAAGTTAGTTTGTCCAGATGTAGAAATTGTTTTGGGATCAAAATTATATGAAGAAAAAAGAGAGTATTGGTCAGATCTTGTTAAATTTACAAAACATATGTCGATTGCCAGAACAATGAGAACACTTACAATTATGGGTCGTTCTGAGGATGATAAAAAAATTGATGTGGCTAAATTACTTTATCCTGCAATGCAAGCAGTTGATATTCATTCTTTGGATGTAGATATAGCTCATGCTGGAATGGATCAGAGAAAGATCCACATGTTAGTCAGAGAAATTTTTCCTAAAATGAAATGGAGAGTTCCTGTTGCAATTCATCATAAACTGTTACCAGGACTTTCAAAACCTACTGGAATGAGTGATTCTCAGATATTAGGCAAGATGAGTAAATCAGATCCAAATTCAGGTATATTTATTCACAATACAGATGAGGAAATAAAGAAAAAGATCAGTAAAGCATGGTGTGAGGAGGCAAATATTCAAAATAATCCATTGTTGGAAATTGCAAGAACTTTAATTCTACATGAATTTGATGAAATTAATGTAGAAAGACCTGAGAAATTTGGTGGTAATGTATCATATTCAGATTATACACAATTGGAAACAGACTTCGTTGAAAAAAAATTGCATCCAGGTGATTTGAAACAGACAGTGGGAAATTATTTGGTGAAAATAATTTCGCCAATTCGAGATAAACTCAATTTGCATGAAGAAATTTTTGAGGTTATAAAGAAAAGCTATTAA
- the cobJ gene encoding precorrin-3B C(17)-methyltransferase, producing the protein MTGKLHIVGVGPGHHDHMTFRAKEVIAKSDTIVGYETYVNLVQDLIEGKTVYRYAMTQEVERAHQCIDLAKSGKIVSLVSSGDPGIYGMAGLIYETLAESGWDPKDDLQVEIIPGVSALNSCASLIGSPLMTDFAVVSMSDLLVPWEIIEKRVESAAQGDFVIVIYNPASKKRIHQLQDTRKILLKYRKPTTPVAIIKGAFRDSETIVITNLENLPNYSDQLGMITTVIIGNSSTYTYKDLMINPRGYKSKYNLEEQTNPNLKV; encoded by the coding sequence TTGACTGGTAAACTCCACATTGTTGGTGTTGGCCCTGGCCATCACGATCATATGACATTTAGAGCAAAAGAAGTTATTGCTAAAAGTGACACAATTGTTGGATATGAAACTTATGTGAATTTAGTCCAAGATCTCATTGAAGGTAAAACTGTTTATCGTTATGCAATGACACAAGAAGTTGAAAGAGCTCATCAATGTATTGATCTTGCAAAATCTGGAAAAATAGTATCGTTGGTCTCAAGTGGAGATCCTGGAATTTATGGTATGGCTGGATTAATTTATGAAACACTTGCTGAGAGCGGTTGGGATCCTAAAGATGACCTGCAAGTTGAAATAATTCCAGGCGTATCTGCACTCAATTCATGTGCATCATTAATTGGTTCGCCATTAATGACTGACTTTGCAGTTGTTAGTATGAGTGATTTGTTGGTTCCATGGGAAATTATAGAAAAAAGAGTTGAGTCTGCAGCACAAGGTGATTTTGTAATTGTAATTTATAACCCTGCCAGTAAAAAGAGAATTCATCAATTACAAGATACTAGAAAAATTCTTCTGAAATACAGGAAACCTACAACTCCTGTTGCAATAATTAAAGGAGCATTCAGAGACTCTGAAACTATTGTTATAACTAATTTAGAGAATTTACCAAATTACTCTGACCAATTAGGTATGATCACTACAGTAATAATTGGAAACTCTTCAACATATACTTACAAAGATCTAATGATTAATCCAAGAGGATACAAATCAAAATATAATTTAGAAGAACAAACTAATCCTAATCTCAAAGTTTAA
- a CDS encoding aspartate kinase, with protein MKLVIKYSGTSISTSKDIQAVAKYINQLSKKDQIVVICSAVSGITDDLIEISESIKKENKSKAEQLASKIINRHKQLAKQTIKKSDLQKKIVLKLDQDFSELLALIDGMVLLGEVTPRSMDYMISFGERLSMKLISSAINDLGNKSLPLTGKEVGIVTDSKYGESKPLMDTTRLRISKTIDSLFSKKIIPVVGGFSGADQHGHITTFGRGGSDYSATIIGSCIKADEIWLMSDINGLMTADPKIVKNAKLLKEVSYIEAIEMALFGAKQIHPRTFEPLLSKKIPMRIRSSFNTTNQGTLVRASTSASIKNTVKCVSNVRNNGLIDVQGGSMVGTPGTAAKIFQTLAKAGINVMMISQNPSESSITIVVKNDDLDKAVSALEMELLGKIIKKLDVTTDVAIIALIGSGMRGTVGVASKVFGAIEKNKVNVSMITQGSSELNLAFVVKNSDTDAAVRALHDAFALEKIH; from the coding sequence TTGAAATTAGTAATAAAATACAGCGGAACATCAATTTCCACTTCAAAAGACATCCAAGCTGTGGCTAAATATATTAATCAATTATCAAAAAAAGATCAAATCGTAGTTATTTGTTCTGCAGTTAGTGGAATCACCGATGATCTTATAGAAATATCTGAGTCTATAAAAAAAGAAAATAAATCAAAAGCGGAACAACTTGCATCAAAAATTATCAACAGACATAAACAATTAGCAAAACAAACAATCAAAAAATCAGATTTACAAAAAAAAATAGTATTAAAACTAGATCAAGATTTTTCTGAACTTCTTGCATTAATTGATGGAATGGTGTTGCTAGGTGAAGTTACTCCAAGATCAATGGATTATATGATTTCCTTTGGTGAAAGATTATCGATGAAATTAATTTCATCAGCAATCAATGATTTGGGAAATAAATCTCTTCCTCTAACTGGCAAAGAAGTAGGAATTGTCACTGATTCCAAATATGGTGAGTCTAAACCATTAATGGATACAACCAGATTGAGAATATCAAAAACAATTGATTCTTTATTCTCAAAGAAAATAATTCCTGTAGTTGGTGGATTTTCAGGTGCTGATCAACATGGACATATAACAACATTTGGTAGAGGAGGTTCGGATTATTCTGCAACAATTATTGGTTCTTGTATTAAAGCTGATGAGATTTGGCTCATGAGTGATATCAATGGATTAATGACTGCAGATCCAAAGATTGTCAAAAATGCAAAATTACTCAAAGAAGTATCATACATAGAAGCAATTGAAATGGCTTTATTTGGTGCAAAACAGATACATCCACGAACATTTGAGCCACTACTATCTAAGAAAATTCCAATGAGGATTAGAAGTTCTTTCAATACTACAAATCAAGGAACGCTAGTTAGGGCATCTACTTCTGCATCTATTAAAAATACTGTAAAATGTGTTAGTAATGTTCGAAATAATGGGTTAATTGATGTTCAAGGTGGTAGTATGGTTGGAACACCTGGTACAGCTGCAAAAATATTTCAAACATTAGCAAAAGCTGGAATCAATGTAATGATGATTTCCCAAAACCCTTCTGAATCAAGCATAACAATTGTTGTAAAGAACGATGACCTTGACAAAGCAGTTAGTGCCTTGGAAATGGAGTTACTCGGGAAAATTATCAAAAAACTGGATGTTACTACAGATGTTGCCATTATTGCGTTAATTGGTTCAGGGATGAGGGGAACTGTTGGAGTTGCATCAAAAGTTTTTGGCGCAATTGAGAAAAACAAAGTAAACGTATCAATGATAACACAAGGGTCATCTGAGCTCAACTTGGCATTTGTTGTAAAAAATTCTGATACAGATGCAGCTGTACGTGCTTTACATGATGCATTTGCACTTGAAAAAATCCATTAA
- the pcn gene encoding proliferating cell nuclear antigen (pcna) yields the protein MTFEAKTSGSDDLKAIISAISTLVEEATFVATTEGITFRGMDPSHVALIDISWPNSAFEKYECDSDIKFGVRIDEFSKLIKRADKKDSIEISISEQNMLLVTVGKNKKYKMRLIESSATDTPLPKIPYDSKIILSSSKFDKILGDVQVVSDYLTIHTSDSKGDFSGKGDSGEVVIELDKDAEEIEEISSKEDSVGTYSLEYLNPVVKAVGTTVGFITCEFSSAKPLRIEFKVANIGRIHFYLAPRVES from the coding sequence TTGACTTTTGAAGCAAAAACAAGTGGTTCAGATGATCTAAAGGCAATAATATCTGCAATATCCACACTTGTTGAAGAAGCTACTTTTGTTGCAACTACAGAAGGAATTACTTTTAGAGGAATGGATCCATCACATGTTGCACTAATTGATATATCATGGCCCAACTCTGCATTTGAAAAATATGAATGCGATAGTGATATTAAATTTGGAGTAAGAATAGATGAGTTTTCAAAACTTATCAAAAGAGCAGACAAAAAAGATAGCATAGAAATTAGTATATCTGAACAAAACATGTTACTTGTAACAGTTGGAAAAAATAAAAAATATAAAATGCGTTTAATTGAAAGCTCTGCAACTGATACACCATTACCAAAAATTCCATATGATTCTAAAATTATTTTATCATCTTCAAAATTTGATAAAATACTTGGTGATGTTCAAGTTGTATCTGATTATCTAACAATACATACATCTGATTCAAAAGGAGATTTTTCAGGTAAAGGTGATTCTGGTGAAGTTGTAATTGAACTTGACAAGGATGCTGAAGAGATTGAAGAAATTTCTTCAAAAGAGGATAGTGTGGGTACTTACAGCCTTGAATATCTTAATCCAGTTGTTAAAGCAGTAGGAACTACTGTAGGTTTTATTACATGTGAATTTTCAAGCGCAAAACCTCTGAGAATTGAGTTCAAGGTAGCAAATATTGGCAGAATTCACTTTTACTTGGCTCCACGTGTGGAAAGTTAA
- a CDS encoding transcription factor S encodes MKFCPKCEVKLKKGDLGLQCNLCGYVEGQKIKQIKKIIDEEEPDFSLLAFEGNEGENTNPTIKLDCEKCGHDEAVWWMFQTRSADEPTTRFYRCQKCKYTWRDYT; translated from the coding sequence TTGAAGTTTTGCCCAAAATGTGAGGTCAAATTAAAAAAAGGTGATTTAGGCCTTCAATGTAATTTGTGTGGTTATGTTGAAGGACAAAAAATAAAACAAATAAAAAAAATTATTGATGAAGAAGAACCAGATTTTTCATTGTTAGCATTTGAAGGAAATGAAGGAGAGAATACAAATCCAACAATCAAACTAGATTGTGAAAAATGTGGACATGACGAGGCAGTTTGGTGGATGTTTCAAACAAGAAGTGCCGATGAACCTACAACAAGATTTTATCGTTGTCAAAAATGTAAGTACACTTGGCGTGATTACACATAA
- a CDS encoding dual specificity protein phosphatase 23: MSKPGNIWRKVHGKITKKPTNFSWLIEEKLAGSGIPTSFDEFEWLLNQGVKSIITMTENALPNDWVNNIDYLHVPTPDLTAPDMDKIDLAVDFIHEKIKNDQTVMVHCAAGMGRAGTILACYFVKYEKFSAIDAINKIRVARPGSIQSEVQELAIGFYEKHVKN, from the coding sequence ATGAGTAAGCCTGGAAATATCTGGAGAAAGGTACATGGAAAAATTACAAAAAAGCCAACTAACTTCTCATGGTTAATTGAAGAAAAATTAGCTGGATCAGGTATTCCAACAAGTTTTGATGAATTTGAATGGCTTCTAAATCAAGGTGTAAAATCGATTATAACTATGACTGAAAATGCTTTACCTAATGATTGGGTAAATAATATTGATTATCTACATGTTCCTACTCCAGATCTTACTGCTCCTGATATGGATAAGATAGATTTAGCAGTAGATTTTATCCATGAAAAAATAAAAAATGATCAAACAGTAATGGTACATTGTGCTGCGGGAATGGGGAGAGCAGGAACAATTCTTGCATGTTACTTTGTAAAATATGAAAAGTTTTCAGCTATTGATGCAATTAATAAAATTCGAGTTGCAAGACCTGGTTCTATTCAGTCAGAGGTACAAGAACTAGCTATTGGATTTTACGAAAAACATGTAAAAAATTAG
- a CDS encoding cyclase family protein — MKPIDITLTISKSLPNFPGSPKPQFIVWSDIKNNGYNLELLFFSSHTGTHIDAPYHFVKNGLKIHQIPLDRLLGKAILIKLKKTKNKPITKLDIISFEKKNGKIPNNSTVFFFTTWQKNLYQSNYFTENPGLSLSSAKYLASKQINLVGIDSPSIDLGKDKSYSVHHILSKNNILIVENLSNLNKISSKEFYFTILPLKIKDATGSPVRAIASPFASA, encoded by the coding sequence GTGAAACCGATAGATATTACACTCACAATATCTAAATCACTTCCAAATTTTCCAGGATCCCCAAAACCACAATTCATCGTTTGGTCTGATATCAAAAATAACGGATATAATCTTGAATTATTATTCTTTAGTTCACATACTGGTACGCATATTGATGCACCATATCATTTTGTTAAAAACGGTCTAAAAATTCACCAAATTCCGCTTGATAGACTCCTAGGAAAAGCCATTCTCATAAAACTCAAAAAAACTAAAAATAAACCTATAACAAAATTAGATATTATTTCATTCGAAAAAAAGAATGGTAAAATTCCTAACAATTCCACTGTTTTCTTCTTTACTACATGGCAAAAAAATCTATACCAAAGTAACTACTTTACTGAAAATCCTGGATTGTCATTATCGTCAGCTAAATATCTTGCATCAAAACAAATCAATCTTGTTGGTATCGATTCTCCTAGCATAGATCTGGGAAAAGATAAATCGTATAGTGTTCATCACATCTTATCAAAAAACAATATTTTGATAGTAGAAAATTTGTCAAACTTGAATAAAATCTCATCAAAAGAATTCTATTTTACCATTTTACCATTAAAGATCAAGGATGCAACGGGATCGCCTGTAAGAGCGATAGCATCACCATTCGCATCTGCTTAA
- a CDS encoding Lrp/AsnC ligand binding domain-containing protein has product MPTAYVLLNSDLGSDESIINEVKKVLANEGIKFEVQGVYGVYDIVLKLSSDNAEKLRGIITNKVRKISKVQSTLTMMVIEEQEKL; this is encoded by the coding sequence GTGCCTACAGCATATGTTCTACTAAATTCTGACTTGGGATCAGATGAATCAATTATCAATGAAGTGAAAAAAGTTCTTGCTAATGAGGGTATCAAATTTGAGGTTCAAGGAGTATACGGTGTATATGATATTGTATTAAAATTATCCTCAGATAATGCAGAAAAGCTTAGAGGAATTATCACCAACAAGGTCAGAAAAATTAGTAAAGTTCAATCTACATTGACTATGATGGTAATAGAAGAACAAGAAAAACTATAG